In Deltaproteobacteria bacterium, one genomic interval encodes:
- a CDS encoding type II toxin-antitoxin system prevent-host-death family antitoxin — protein MKRAMVSDLKAHLSAYLAEVRRGESVLVCDRTTPIARLVPYEPEENEGFDVLPASRPVADLKKVRRVRPKRPIDVVRLLREDRDAR, from the coding sequence ATGAAAAGGGCCATGGTGTCCGATCTGAAGGCCCATCTGAGCGCATATCTCGCGGAGGTTCGCCGAGGGGAATCTGTCCTCGTCTGCGACCGTACCACGCCCATCGCCCGGCTCGTGCCGTACGAGCCCGAGGAGAACGAAGGCTTCGACGTCCTCCCCGCGTCCCGACCCGTCGCCGACCTCAAGAAGGTGCGACGGGTGCGGCCGAAACGGCCGATCGACGTGGTGCGTCTTTTGCGTGAGGACCGCGACGCCCGATGA
- a CDS encoding DUF2905 domain-containing protein, which yields MMQDLGRFLIVLGAAAVLIGVLLVLAPRIPWLGRLPGDVLIRRGTFTFYFPLVTCLVVSIILTLILNLFWRR from the coding sequence ATCATGCAGGATCTCGGACGGTTTCTCATCGTCCTCGGTGCCGCGGCCGTCCTGATCGGCGTGCTCCTGGTGCTCGCCCCCCGCATCCCGTGGCTCGGTCGCCTGCCCGGCGACGTCCTGATCCGTCGCGGAACGTTCACCTTCTACTTCCCCCTCGTCACCTGCCTGGTGGTGAGCATCATCCTGACCCTCATCCTGAACCTCTTCTGGCGCCGGTAG
- a CDS encoding class I SAM-dependent methyltransferase: protein MEETLRTFIPAAGHDWLLPLYDPFCKWMGGESLHRQLVDQADIRPSQRVLEIGCGTGNLAILVKRLHPGAEVVGLDPDRKALARARRKTERDALSVQLDRGFSDELPHADASFDRVLSAFMFHHLELPEKEKTLRETRRVLVGGGSLHLLDFGGADAGSDGFIARLLHRTAHLRDNVEDRILTLMRNAGFVDPTEVAHRVTIFGRVTYYRAHVARAGSVA, encoded by the coding sequence ATGGAAGAGACCCTACGGACCTTCATCCCGGCAGCCGGGCACGATTGGCTGCTCCCCCTCTATGACCCCTTCTGCAAGTGGATGGGCGGCGAGTCGTTGCACCGACAGCTGGTCGACCAAGCCGACATTCGGCCGAGCCAGCGGGTGCTCGAGATCGGTTGCGGCACGGGGAACCTGGCGATCCTCGTCAAACGTCTCCATCCGGGCGCCGAAGTCGTCGGGCTCGATCCCGACCGGAAGGCGCTGGCTCGCGCTCGGCGAAAAACCGAGCGCGACGCGCTCTCCGTGCAGCTGGACCGCGGGTTCTCGGACGAGCTTCCGCATGCGGACGCGTCGTTCGATCGCGTGTTGTCCGCCTTCATGTTCCACCACCTCGAGCTACCCGAGAAGGAGAAGACACTGCGCGAGACACGGCGGGTGCTCGTCGGGGGTGGATCCTTGCACCTGCTCGACTTCGGAGGCGCTGACGCGGGCTCGGACGGCTTCATCGCGCGCCTGCTCCACCGAACCGCGCACCTGCGGGACAACGTGGAAGACCGGATTCTCACACTCATGCGCAACGCAGGTTTCGTAGATCCGACGGAGGTTGCCCATCGAGTCACGATCTTCGGGCGCGTGACGTACTACCGCGCCCATGTCGCGCGCGCAGGGTCGGTCGCCTGA
- the lpxC gene encoding UDP-3-O-[3-hydroxymyristoyl] N-acetylglucosamine deacetylase has translation MPETILVVDDEEKIRRTLRGVLADEGFEVVEAADGRRALELLQHVEPRLAIVDVWMPEVDGIELVERMRSHAPRLPIIVISGHGTIETAVRVIRLGACDFLEKPFQLDALLQVVSRALGEGNVSVERDGTPASTAVAPARRLPQRTIARSVVVNGQGLHTGVRTGLILQPLPPGSGILFGSISSGETVPALIDHVDSTDYATTLARGGMVAKTVEHLMAAFHAYGITNVLVKMQGEVPILDGSALELCALLDEGGLVEQPATVEELVIDRVYALGPEGNGEKGIAIEPADAFEVHYTLDYPPPIGRQAYEFRFTDVDTFRREIAPARTFGFVKEIETLEQMGLASGGRLNNCILVGPDGVVNAPLRFPDEFVRHKILDIFGDFYLLGRPLRGRVTARMTGHSDNAALLRQIRARVVP, from the coding sequence ATGCCCGAGACCATCCTGGTGGTCGACGACGAGGAGAAGATCCGCCGCACGCTGCGCGGTGTCCTCGCCGATGAAGGGTTCGAGGTGGTCGAGGCGGCCGATGGCCGCCGCGCGCTCGAGCTGCTCCAGCACGTCGAGCCCCGGCTGGCGATCGTCGACGTGTGGATGCCGGAGGTGGACGGCATCGAGCTGGTCGAGCGCATGCGATCGCACGCGCCGCGCCTGCCGATCATCGTCATCTCGGGCCACGGGACGATCGAGACCGCGGTGCGCGTGATCCGGCTGGGCGCGTGCGATTTTCTCGAGAAGCCCTTCCAGCTGGACGCGCTGCTCCAGGTGGTCAGCCGGGCGCTCGGCGAGGGGAACGTGTCCGTCGAGCGCGACGGCACCCCGGCCTCCACGGCGGTGGCGCCTGCCCGCCGCCTGCCCCAGCGAACCATCGCCCGCAGCGTCGTCGTGAACGGGCAGGGTCTGCACACGGGCGTCCGCACCGGCCTCATCCTGCAGCCCCTGCCGCCCGGCAGCGGCATCCTCTTCGGCAGCATCTCGTCGGGCGAGACGGTGCCGGCGCTGATCGACCACGTCGACTCGACCGACTACGCGACCACGCTCGCCCGCGGCGGCATGGTGGCCAAGACGGTCGAGCACCTGATGGCGGCGTTCCACGCCTACGGGATCACGAACGTCCTCGTGAAGATGCAGGGTGAGGTGCCGATCCTCGACGGCTCGGCGCTGGAGCTGTGCGCGCTCCTCGACGAGGGCGGGCTCGTCGAGCAGCCCGCGACGGTGGAGGAGCTGGTGATCGACCGGGTCTACGCGCTCGGCCCCGAGGGGAATGGCGAGAAGGGCATCGCGATTGAGCCCGCTGATGCGTTCGAGGTGCACTACACGCTCGACTACCCCCCGCCGATCGGGCGGCAGGCCTACGAGTTTCGCTTCACCGACGTCGACACCTTCCGGCGCGAGATCGCGCCGGCCCGGACGTTCGGCTTCGTCAAGGAGATCGAGACGCTCGAGCAGATGGGGCTCGCGAGCGGCGGCCGGCTGAACAACTGCATCCTGGTCGGTCCCGACGGCGTGGTGAATGCGCCGCTGCGGTTTCCCGACGAGTTCGTGCGCCACAAGATCCTCGACATCTTCGGCGACTTCTACCTGCTCGGCCGCCCGCTGCGCGGGCGGGTGACGGCGCGCATGACGGGCCACTCGGACAACGCGGCGCTGCTCAGGCAGATCCGGGCGCGGGTCGTGCCATAG
- a CDS encoding HAMP domain-containing protein — translation MPAPSDSSPAKAATPESRRRRLEGLIIVATALAVVLFAVFEFHLPQSPGTGSVGTNAVLVVLINLNMILLILLVFLVGRNIMKLIFERRRRIMGSHLRTRLVGAFVGVALLPATLLFLVALVFVGNSIERWFNEQVESSLAGSREIAQTYYRGLGETALGFARGLAERLHAEGLLAPERRDTLKRFVDQRRAEYQLDVVEVFARGQAVARSRRSELPGGIGLAPWSDLVRRVGHGQEATVVDAVGEAEMIRAAAPVVVGDRAVAVVVVDTYVPNSVAKRREEISRAFDEYLRLKVQRQPIKTAYTITLGLATVVVLFAATWVGFYIARRITVPIQRLAEGTRAVAQGDLDQRIPGEGHDEIGTLVTAFNRMTAELKTSRTELDSRRRYLEILLANITAGVISTDAEGRITTLNRAAETLLGVRAAACIWRPLDEVLAGEPYAEIRQLSAGLLANGTDGPPYAITFGPPLPRLDVPSDGGATVERQMRLRRDGHDVAVLLTGTRLLDDAGSPQGLVLFLEEVTHLLRVQRMEAWREVARRIAHEIKNPLTPIQLSAQRLRRRYAGQLRDGGAVFDECTRTIVQQVDELKALVNEFSTFARMPAGQHTPQDLNAVVEEALVLFREGHREIDFAFAPEPGLPELELDREGVKRAVINVLDNAVAACAARRTVAPGERGRVELQTTYVSRLGIVRLEIADNGDGMTAEVKARLFEPYFSTKPEGTGLGLAIVSAIVADHSGFIRARDNLPRGSRFIMEFPVRQQAAQLAARARLGAYGA, via the coding sequence ATGCCCGCCCCGTCCGACTCGTCGCCGGCAAAGGCGGCCACGCCCGAGTCGCGCCGGCGGCGCCTGGAAGGGCTGATCATCGTCGCGACCGCGCTCGCGGTCGTCCTCTTCGCGGTCTTCGAGTTCCATCTCCCGCAGTCCCCGGGCACGGGCTCGGTCGGCACCAACGCCGTGCTCGTCGTGCTCATCAACCTGAACATGATCCTACTGATCCTGCTCGTCTTCCTGGTCGGCAGGAACATCATGAAGCTCATCTTCGAGCGCCGGCGGCGCATCATGGGCTCCCATCTCCGCACGCGGCTGGTTGGCGCGTTCGTGGGAGTGGCGCTCTTGCCGGCGACGCTCCTCTTCCTCGTCGCGCTCGTGTTCGTGGGCAACTCGATCGAGCGCTGGTTCAACGAGCAGGTGGAAAGCTCGCTCGCCGGCTCGCGCGAGATCGCGCAGACCTACTACCGCGGCCTGGGGGAGACGGCACTCGGCTTTGCCCGCGGGCTCGCCGAACGCCTGCACGCCGAAGGCCTGCTGGCGCCCGAACGGCGCGACACGCTCAAGCGGTTCGTCGACCAGCGCCGTGCCGAGTACCAGCTCGACGTCGTCGAGGTGTTCGCGCGCGGCCAGGCGGTCGCGCGCAGCCGGCGGAGCGAGCTGCCCGGGGGGATCGGACTGGCGCCGTGGTCCGACCTCGTCCGCCGCGTGGGCCACGGGCAGGAGGCGACCGTCGTCGACGCCGTTGGCGAGGCCGAGATGATCCGCGCCGCGGCGCCCGTGGTGGTGGGGGACCGGGCGGTGGCGGTGGTGGTCGTCGACACCTACGTGCCGAACAGCGTCGCCAAGCGTCGCGAGGAGATCAGCCGCGCCTTCGACGAGTACCTGCGTCTGAAGGTGCAGCGGCAGCCGATCAAGACCGCCTACACGATCACGCTCGGGCTCGCGACGGTCGTCGTCCTCTTTGCCGCCACGTGGGTCGGCTTCTACATCGCGCGCCGGATCACGGTGCCGATCCAGCGGCTGGCGGAGGGCACGCGCGCGGTCGCCCAGGGCGACCTCGATCAGCGCATCCCCGGCGAGGGCCACGACGAGATCGGCACGCTGGTCACTGCCTTCAACCGCATGACGGCCGAGCTGAAGACGAGCCGTACGGAGCTCGACTCGCGCCGTCGCTACCTCGAGATCCTGCTCGCCAACATCACGGCGGGGGTCATCTCGACCGACGCGGAGGGCCGGATCACGACGCTCAACCGGGCCGCCGAGACGCTGCTCGGCGTGCGCGCCGCCGCGTGCATCTGGCGGCCGCTCGACGAGGTGCTCGCGGGCGAACCCTATGCCGAGATCCGCCAGCTGAGCGCCGGCCTCCTGGCCAACGGGACGGACGGGCCGCCCTACGCCATCACGTTCGGCCCACCGCTTCCCCGGCTCGACGTCCCGTCCGACGGGGGCGCGACGGTGGAGCGGCAGATGCGGCTCCGGCGCGACGGCCACGACGTGGCGGTGCTCCTCACCGGCACCCGCCTCCTCGACGACGCGGGGAGCCCGCAGGGGCTGGTCCTCTTCCTGGAGGAGGTGACCCATCTCCTGCGCGTGCAGCGCATGGAAGCCTGGCGCGAGGTCGCCCGCCGCATCGCGCACGAGATCAAGAACCCGCTGACCCCGATCCAGCTCTCGGCCCAGCGCCTGCGCCGCCGCTATGCCGGGCAGCTCCGCGACGGCGGCGCGGTGTTCGACGAGTGCACGCGCACCATCGTCCAGCAGGTCGACGAGCTGAAGGCGCTGGTGAACGAGTTCTCGACCTTCGCCCGCATGCCGGCCGGCCAGCACACGCCGCAGGACCTGAACGCGGTGGTCGAGGAGGCGCTCGTGCTCTTCCGCGAGGGGCACCGCGAGATCGACTTCGCGTTCGCTCCCGAGCCGGGCCTGCCCGAGCTCGAGCTCGACCGCGAGGGGGTCAAGCGCGCCGTCATCAACGTCCTCGACAACGCCGTCGCCGCCTGCGCGGCCCGGCGGACGGTCGCGCCGGGCGAGCGCGGGCGCGTCGAGCTCCAGACGACGTACGTCTCCCGCCTCGGCATCGTCCGTCTCGAGATCGCCGACAACGGCGACGGCATGACGGCCGAGGTGAAGGCGCGGCTCTTCGAGCCGTACTTCTCGACCAAGCCCGAGGGGACGGGCCTCGGCCTGGCGATCGTCTCGGCCATCGTGGCGGACCACAGCGGGTTCATCCGGGCGCGCGACAACTTGCCGCGCGGCAGCCGGTTCATCATGGAGTTCCCGGTCCGGCAGCAGGCCGCGCAGCTGGCCGCGCGCGCGCGGCTCGGCGCCTACGGCGCGTGA